A stretch of the Lolium perenne isolate Kyuss_39 chromosome 3, Kyuss_2.0, whole genome shotgun sequence genome encodes the following:
- the LOC127343253 gene encoding fasciclin-like arabinogalactan protein 11, whose amino-acid sequence MAAMRSGIAVVAAAFLAIAAVSHAQAPAPAVTPSGPQNVTAILEKGGQYTTFIRLLKTTQQDTQLNSQLNNSFNGNGYTMFAPTDNAFNNLKSGTLNSLTQQQQVALVQGHILPQFYTMESFQTASNPIRTQASGADGPFTLNITTTASNSQMNVSTGVVVVSVNNALSVAKPLAVYTVDKVLLPQELFGAKAPAAAPTAAKGDKAKKGDAAAGPAGSDDDVTPAGNAAGARTVGWGVAAIAALVGYLL is encoded by the coding sequence ATGGCGGCGATGAGGAGCGGCATTgccgtggtggcggcggcgttccTGGCTATCGCGGCGGTGTCGCATGCgcaggcgccggcgccggcggtgaCCCCGAGCGGCCCGCAGAACGTGACCGCGATCCTGGAGAAGGGCGGGCAGTACACGACCTTCATCCGCCTCCTCAAGACGACGCAGCAGGACACGCAGCTCAACAGCCAGCTCAACAACTCCTTCAACGGCAACGGCTACACCATGTTCGCCCCCACCGACAACGCCTTCAACAACCTCAAGTCCGGCACCCTCAACAGCCTCACCCAGCAGCAGCAGGTGGCGCTGGTCCAGGGCCACATCCTGCCCCAGTTCTACACCATGGAGTCCTTCCAGACCGCCAGCAACCCCATCCGCACCCAGGCCTCCGGCGCCGACGGCCCCTTCACGCTcaacatcaccaccaccgccagcAACAGCCAGATGAACGTCTCcaccggcgtcgtcgtcgtctccgtcaACAACGCGCTCAGCGTCGCCAAGCCGCTCGCCGTCTACACCGTCGACAAGGTGCTCCTGCCCCAGGAGCTCTTCGGGGCCAAGGCGCCCGCCGCCGCGCCCACCGCCGCCAAGGGTGATAAGGCAAAGAAGGGTGACGCCGCCGCCGGGCCTgccgggtcggatgacgacgTCACGCCCGCGGGGAACGCCGCCGGCGCAAGGACCGTCGGGTGGGGAGTGGCTGCCATCGCCGCCCTTGTTGGCTACCTCTTGTGA
- the LOC127343254 gene encoding probable U3 small nucleolar RNA-associated protein 7, which yields MGIAKEEDPKGIKNHQDAVEVMEMKVVKFSRGKAANLANLRDKKLKGQLTGKEKLIGLSAKAAAQTEKWFLPIEGGYLEPEGFEKTYRYDQQSIVQEVDISSSKKPFDMILPVLGPYTLEYTSNGRYMIVGGRKGHIAMMDMLNMDLIKEFQVRETVHDVAFLHNEQLFAVAQKKYPYIYNRHGTEIHCLKEHGKSLKLQFLEKYFLLASINSFGQLHYQDMSTGEMIANYRTGLGRTDVMRVNPYNAVIGLGHAGGKVTMWKPTSVKPLVTMLCHNGPVTAVAFDRGGHLMATAGVDRKIKIWDLRKYEVVHSYAARAQSLDFSQKGLLAGSNGSLVEIYRDCGGQDYKIYMKHRIVKGYQAGKVLFRPYEDICGIGHSMGLSAIIVPGSGEANFDTFVENPVETAKQRREREVQALLSKLQPETIMLNPNMIGSVRQPKKKEKKTKKEIEEEIEDAVEAAKNTRVKKKAKGRSKPSKRAKKMEEVVLRAKRPLLDQYKETEGQPDKKQRVGEKTELPKALQRFAKKGQS from the exons ATGGGAATCGCCAAGGAAGAAGATCCCAAGGGGATAAAGAACCACCAAGACGCAGTCGAAGTAATGGAGATGAAGGTGGTCAAGTTCTCGCGTGGAAAGGCTGCTAACTTGGCG AATTTACGTGATAAGAAATTGAAAGGACAGCTTACTGGAAAGGAGAAGCTGATTGGACTATCTGCCAAAGCTGCCGCACAGACTGAAAAG TGGTTTCTGCCTATCGAGGGGGGCTACTTAGAGCCTGAAGGTTTCGAAAAGACATATAGATATGACCAACAATCTATTGTTCAGGAAGTGGACATTTCGAGTTCAAAAAAACCATTTGATATGATCCTACCTG TTCTTGGTCCTTATACACTTGAATACACATCAAATGGCCGCTACATGATAGTAGGGGGACGAAAAGGTCATATTGCTATGATGGATATGTTGAATATGGATCTCATCAAGGAGTTTCAG GTGAGGGAAACTGTGCATGAtgtggcattcttacacaacgagCAACTCTTTGCAGTCGCCCAGAAAAA GTATCCGTACATATATAATCGTCACGGCACAGAAATTCATTGTCTAAAG GAACATGGTAAATCGCTGAAACTTCAGTTTCTGGAAAAATACTTTCTCTTGGCATCTATAAACAGCTTTGGGCAGCTTCACTACCAAGATATGAGTACTGGTGAGATGATTGCAAACTACAGGACAGGTCTTGGGCGTACGGATGTTATGCGGGTAAATCCCTACAATGCTGTCATTGGCCTTGGACATGCTGGTGGCAAAGTTACCATGTGGAAGCCAACCAGTGTGAAACCACTTGTGACAATGCTTTGCCACAATGGCCCCGTGACTGCTGTTGCATTTGACAGGGGCGGTCACCTCATGGCAACTGCAGGTGTTGACAGGAAGATTAAGATCTGGGATCTGAGGAAGTATGAGGTTGTGCACTCGTACGCTGCACGTGCTCAGTCCTTAGATTTTAGCCAGAAGGGGTTGCTGGCCGGCAGTAACGGGTCTCTAGTAGAGATATACAGGGATTGTGGTGGCCAGGATTATAAGATCTATATGAAGCATAGAATAGTAAAGGGATATCAGGCCGGCAAGGTTTTGTTCCGCCCTTACGAGGATATCTGTGGGATTGGACACTCCATGGGTCTCTCTGCCATTATAGTTCCTGGATCAGGTGAGGCGAACTTTGACACGTTTGTTGAGAATCCTGTGGAGACTGCCAAGCAAAGGAGGGAGAGGGAGGTGCAGGCCCTCCTTAGTAAGCTTCAGCCGGAGACTATCATGCTCAACCCGAATATGATTGGTAGTGTGAGGCAGCCaaagaagaaagagaagaagaccaAGAAGGAGATTGAAGAGGAGATTGAAGATGCCGTGGAGGCTGCCAAAAAcacgagggtgaagaagaaggccAAGGGTAGGAGCAAGCCCAGCAAGCGGgccaagaagatggaggaagtggTCCTGAGGGCCAAGAGGCCTTTGCTGGACCAGTACAAGGAAACTGAGGGGCAGCCTGACAAGAAGCAACGGGTAGGCGAGAAGACTGAGCTGCCGAAAGCCTTGCAGCGGTTTGCCAAGAAAGGGCAATCATGA